The proteins below come from a single Tiliqua scincoides isolate rTilSci1 chromosome 16, rTilSci1.hap2, whole genome shotgun sequence genomic window:
- the MAMDC4 gene encoding apical endosomal glycoprotein: MWLFDLPVCLLAGPSLLVQAVFVNRCRTPDVCNFVCDCWDCSDENQCGYQKDSEISGTPFTCDFEGSSCGWEDISTTTYQWIPSRASVSTWGAEPPFDHTRGTDQGWYLITTKQRVKPSATAKLRSPSMQEAAATCEIRAWYHLWGPGLNDTHFPTLTVELTHGKNTVTLWRNPPSSVYPWRELVAYTGRIQGMFQITFSVTQAFSETVQLALDDVEFRNCGFLPSRPCGPGETPCSLGGCVATDRVCDGTRDCKDGSDEASCTAFNICSFENGWCGWADELKDFPWVRNASLQLAPHHAQPTRDHSTNTQAGSFVFVNSGPLTLHGGKAWLVSPTLLLNGSCHLVLYIHLFDSDTNSLNIYYQTEGNAPQLVRSRSGDLGDFWFREKVDFSLTKEEEFRIVIEGVIGAGRKGSIALDDLTLSPGCMETNSTFPVPPDSSGPGLCGPDRFACSDESCISAELACDFKVDCSDGSDEQHCGATSFVDGTGGWMDISVGRLEWAVGRDNSRLNVAGSFFSLREAPGQMLSPAKAATPVLGPSGLACTLEMDFTIGPQGLLILAVADERLGTRRLVWYELGGGPSAQKQARVPLGARDRPFQLELLALDSLTGSGKALLAIRNISFANCDASATQVLPSELSCNFERGWCAWFIEQDDGFEWERRTSRGRDADHTTGSGSFLSADPLVPGPEGLSARLVSSPQVSNGTTCLSFWYRMDGPQIGTLNLKVKHPGEEEQLLWTRRGSYGAVWHRGLSTLVHQSDQHYQVIFEALRDGFLGTMALDDISVTPGACAAQKECSFEADNCGLEMGKQDAWVRRNGAGGQGPPTDHTLGTPAGHYVIINTSSSALPAGRKGSLQSQVFLPLRHTHCVTFWYQLSDSDPGSLRAYVKEGAAPREMLRVGPVQGAAWRRSSFEVEVRQAWQVLFVAESAGMSPSSYVALDDLHVTEGACPGPGSCDFETGTCGWSKPHGDWYGWDWKEGLTPTQSPFPKVDHTLGTNAGHYAYVDIAVLAMGRTAARLVSEPLPATTGSCLHFYYNMNFFGQSSQAELQVKLSSLEGERRMWSATGDQGRGWRHQSLFVTSLTEFQIVLEASRGVWANSETIAVDDVLYVAGTSCSATEGGQEGGPEEGGSSSSGSVAGLVVGVVFSILLGLLGAAIGVYCLKKRRAAGGGVPEISSSQGFDNITFRDDRVIIPPMPSEEEM; this comes from the exons ATGTGGCTGTTTGATTTACCCGTTTGCCTCCTAGCTGGGCCTTCGCTGCTCGTCCAGGCAGTCTTTGTCAACAGATGCAGGACTCCCGACGTGTGCAATTTTGTCTGTGACTGCTGGGACTGCTCCGATGAAAACCAGTGTG GTTATCAGAAGGATTCAGAGATCTCAGGAACTCCGTTCACCTGCGACTTCGAAGGCAGTAGCTGCGGCTGGGAGGATATCAGCACCACGACCTACCAATGGATTCCATCTCGGGCCAGTGTCTCGACGTGGGGGGCAGAACCCCCTTTTGACCACACACGGGGCACCGATCAGG GCTGGTACCTGATCACCACGAAGCAGAGGGTCAAGCCTTCGGCCACAGCCAAGCTCAGGTCCCCATCCATGCAGGAGGCGGCCGCGACATGCGAGATCCGGGCTTGGTATCACTTGTGGGGACCAG GACTCAATGATACCCATTTCCCAACTTTGACGGTGGAGCTGACCCACGGAAAGAACACTGTGACGCTGTGGCGGAATCCCCCAAGTAGCGTCTACCCCTGGCGGGAGCTGGTCGCCTACACAGGCCGGATACAGGGAATGTTTCAG ATAACCTTCTCAGTGACTCAGGCCTTCTCCGAGACGGTGCAGCTGGCGCTCGATGACGTGGAGTTCCGGAACTGTGGCTTTTTGC CTTCCCGGCCGTGTGGTCCAGGTGAGACCCCCTGCAGCCTTGGTGGGTGCGTAGCCACGGACCGTGTGTGCGACGGGACCAGGGATTGCAAGGATGGGTCGGATGAAGCCAGCTGCA CTGCGTTCAACATCTGTTCCTTTGAGAATGGATGGTGCGGCTGGGCGGATGAGCTCAAGGACTTTCCCTGGGTGAGGAACGCCAGCCTCCAGCTGGCCCCGCACCACGCACAGCCCACGCGGGACCACAGCACCAACACACAGGCCG GCTCATTTGTCTTTGTCAACAGTGGACCCCTGACTCTGCATGGGGGCAAGGCTTGGCTGGTCAGCCCGACTCTGCTGCTTAACGGATCCTGCCAT CTGGTGCTCTACATCCACCTTTTCGACTCGGACACCAACAGCCTGAACATCTATTACCAGACGGAAGGAAATGCTCCTCAGCTTGTCAGGAGCCGGTCTGGGGACCTGGGTGACTTCTGGTTCCGGGAGAAGGTGGACTTCAGCCTGACAAAGGAGGAGGAGTTCCGG ATTGTCATTGAGGGGGTGATCGGAGCGGGGCGCAAAGGCAGCATAGCCCTGGATGACCTGACTCTGTCTCCTGGCTGCATGGAGACTAACA GTACGTTTCCCGTCCCCCCTGATTCGAGCGGCCCCGGCCTCTGCGGCCCAGACCGGTTTGCGTGCAGTGACGAGAGCTGCATCTCCGCGGAGCTGGCCTGTGACTTCAAGGTCGACTGCAGCGACGGCTCTGACGAGCAGCATTGTG GAGCCACCTCGTTTGTTGACGGCACCGGAGGCTGGATGGACATCAGTGTGGGGCGGCTGGAGTGGGCGGTTGGAAGAGACAATTCTCGGCTGAATGTTGCTG GGTCCTTTTTCAGCCTCCGGGAAGCCCCGGGGCAGATGCTGTCGCCGGCCAAGGCTGCCACCCCGGTCTTGGGCCCTTCAGGCTTGGCCTGTACTCTGGAGATGGACTTCACCATTGGCCCTCAAg GGTTGCTCATTCTTGCCGTCGCGGACGAGCGCCTTGGAACCCGTCGTTTGGTGTGGTACGAGCTGGGTGGTGGCCCCTCAGCACAGAAGCAGGCCAGGGTGCCTCTTGGGGCCCGAGACAGGCCCTTTCAG CTTGAGCTGCTGGCTCTGGACAGTCTCACCGGCAGCGGGAAGGCCCTTCTCGCCATCCGCAACATTTCCTTTGCCAACTGCGACGCCAGTGCCACCCAGGTGCTGCCTTCAG AGCTCTCCTGCAACTTTGAGAGGGGCTGGTGCGCGTGGTTCATAGAACAGGATGACGGCTTTGAGTGGGAGAGAAGGACGAGCCGCGGGCGGGACGCGGACCACACGACAGGCTCAG GCTCTTTCCTGTCCGCGGATCCTCTGGTTCCCGGCCCCGAAGGCTTGAGCGCCCGCCTTGTTTCTTCCCCCCAAGTCTCCAACGGCACAACCTGCCTCTCCTTCTGGTACCGCATGGACGGTCCACAGATTG GCACCCTGAACTTGAAAGTGAAGCATCCTGGGGAAGAAGAGCAACTGCTCTGGACCAGAAGGGGGAGCTACGGGGCCGTGTGGCACCGGGGACTGTCTACACTTGTCCACCAGAGCGACCAGCACTACCAG GTGATCTTTGAGGCTCTCCGGGATGGCTTCCTGGGCACAATGGCGCTGGATGACATCAGTGTGACGCCCGGAGCCTGCGCAGCGCAGAAGGAGTGCTCCTTTGAGGCAGACAACTGCGGCCTTGAGATGGGCAAGCAGGACGCCTGGGTGCGGCGGAACGGGGCGGGAGGCCAGGGCCCTCCAACAGACCACACTCTAGGCACGCCTGCAG ggcaTTACGTGATCATCAACACCAGCTCAAGCGCCCTGCCCGCTGGGCGGAAGGGCAGCCTGCAGTCCCAAGTGTTCCTTCCGCTGCGTCACACCCACTGTGTGACCTTCTGGTACCAGCTGAGCGACAGTGACCCAG GATCTTTGCGCGCCTACGTGAAGGAGGGAGCTGCACCCAGGGAGATGCTGCGCGTTGGCCCGGTGCAGGGGGCAGCCTGGCGTCGCAGCAGCTTTGAGGTGGAGGTCCGGCAGGCATGGCAG GTGCTGTTTGTGGCAGAAAGTGCTGGGATGAGCCCCTCTTCCTACGTGGCCCTCGACGACTTGCATGTGACGGAGGGGGCATGCCCCGGACCAG GATCCTGTGACTTTGAGACAGGCACCTGTGGGTGGAGCAAGCCGCACGGAGACTGGTACGGTTGGGACTGGAAGGAAGGCCTCACACCGACCCAATCCCCGTTCCCCAAGGTGGACCACACTCTTGGGACGAATGCGG GACACTATGCCTACGTGGATATTGCAGTGCTGGCgatgggcaggactgcagcccgcCTGGTGAGCGAGCCCCTCCCAGCCACCACGGGCTCCTGCCTTCACTTCTACTACAACATGAATTTCTTCgggcagagct CCCAAGCAGAGCTCCAGGTCAAGCTTTCCAGCCTGGAAGGGGAGCGAAGGATGTGGAGCGCTACCGGAGATCAAGGTCGAGGTTGGAGGCATCAGTCCCTCTTTGTTACGAGCCTCACCGAGTTCCAG ATTGTGCTGGAAGCCTCCAGGGGCGTGTGGGCCAATTCTGAAACCATTGCTGTGGATGACGTCTTGTATGTGGCTGGGACGAGCTGCAGTGCCAcggagggggggcaggaggggggcccAGAAGAAG GTGGCAGCTCCAGCAGCGGGTCGGTGGCAGGGCTGGTGGTCGGTGTTGTCTTTTCCATCCTCCTGGGTCTCCTTGGCGCTGCCATCGGTGTGTATTGTCTGAAAAAGCGGAGAGCGGCCGGCGGTGGGGTGCCAGAGATCAGCAGCAGCCAGGGGTTTGACAACATCACGTTTCGAGAT GACAGAGTCATAATACCGCCGATGCCCTCTGAGGAAGAAATGTAG
- the PHPT1 gene encoding 14 kDa phosphohistidine phosphatase produces the protein MAEGDLSRVPDVDIDPDGVFKYVLIRVTRAGKETGKEVVRGFAWAEYHADIYDQAAEELEKQGFHCECLGGGRISHQSRAKKIHVYGYSVGFGRAKHSVSTEKLKARYPDYEVTWADEGY, from the exons ATGGCGGAGGGGGACCTTAGCCGCGTCCCCGACGTGGACATCGACCCGGACGGCGTCTTCAAGTACGTGCTCATCCGCGTCACGCGCGCGGGGAAGGAGACTGGCAAGGAGGTCGTGCGCGGCTTCGCCTGGGCCGAGTACCACG CTGACATTTATGACCAGGCAGCggaggagctggagaagcagGGCTTCCACTGCGAGTGCCTGGGCGGTGGCAGGATCTCCCACCAGAGCAGAGCCAAGAAGATCCACGTCTATGGCTACTCCGTG GGCTTTGGCAGAGCGAAGCACTCCGTGTCTACAGAGAAGCTGAAAGCCAGATATCCTGACTACGAGGTCACCTGGGCGGACGAGGGGTACTGA
- the AJM1 gene encoding apical junction component 1 homolog: MTRTDPPDILVSTVYQDIPVASVTPSQPAFCQPARQCESPMSSALENHPPQLFNKRHCRSFDFLESLDEPPPSPPAAMERPSRRAPAPDPSAAPLSRKASVRAVASDAPVISKPYPRGRDAPKESAPRVEPKRRARSKSAPRVKSTFTPLVIPTSGSPPVPTRRGREVQRVSREPERAEPSPRREVGFAPMKALVNEVHPIKLQPQRSFGSRISPLCVTGANCYEEAPAPRPPPPSVHVKRRVDIKPDEATVMHAARSAKASHGHGEAPLSWQRPPGPPHGLTVPSSRQVSMSRTPTPSDTYSGDHRVLAPYPAEVYDGGPALPEGGCIPFSPYVPTKFFYTEESGSFPLKSSGYEGYPPPYGGHVLPPQPFYAEEPPQSSFHPLPARTYFVEDSRTYPIQEAPARTYYGDDSRFYPARTPPMPAVYAEDSRAYPALRSNPRVFYTEDYGKYHEREAMTRTYPHPRNAPPVQFNDWYCPDRGALPYQTWQVSRFPSHQPGQRAMLSSWHASYSVSPPRLGTDTRHYSKSWDNILTPHMRREDPLWRGRSYENLLARNPHRALSPDDRRQPVVVNLSSSPKRYAALSLSENSLIEKMHTDSGRHGWFVTPEITITDNDIRANGFYKNERRSASWDVLDSGETRDRGCVQARPYVPEPGAKECAARQRSLEQLDELITDLVIDYKPPSVCQSSEVSNLAEQLRRLISEGMGLPAKKPEPWKPLDPFPTKEQPGPSSFHADLQKDQGRRTAEVAMSSSPLERPLDDCSPDLSVDEDDVMMCSNAKCRRTETMFNACLYFKSCHSCYTYYCSRNCRREDWDTHKESCIYGRIGSTCRHVLQFCRENGEVHKAFSRIAKVGFLSRGRGVLFLGFPNSGSADNFLQFGLESLLMSPTYLSLRELESYSDNLGDYARELQEAGHQYDPDECFLLNVTVAVGQKVPERPSPKVQVPTVRKYAKVALASSSPEKKILKKERDMETLILTPPPGTADIDKEGEEGRKAREVCFINIQRELRIRGVFLRHEFPKIYEQLCEFVESNRRFTPTTIYPIDKRTGKQFMCMIMAASEPRTLDWVASPNLLDDIM, translated from the coding sequence ATGACCCGGACGGACCCGCCTGATATTCTGGTGTCTACCGTGTATCAGGACATCCCAGTGGCCTCGGTCACCCCCTCCCAACCCGCCTTCTGCCAGCCTGCCAGGCAATGTGAGAGTCCCATGTCTTCGGCCCTGGAAAACCACCCCCCGCAGCTCTTCAACAAGCGGCACTGCCGCAGCTTTGACTTCCTGGAGTCCCTCGACGAGCCGCCACCCTCACCGCCCGCCGCCATGGAGCGGCCCTCTCGGCGAGCGCCTGCCCCAGACCCGTCCGCAGCTCCCCTCAGCAGGAAGGCGTCTGTCAGGGCAGTTGCCTCGGATGCACCTGTCATCAGCAAGCCCTATCCTCGTGGGAGGGATGCCCCGAAGGAGTCGGCCCCCCGTGTGGAGCCCAAGAGGCGTGCCAGGTCAAAAAGCGCTCCACGGGTCAAGTCCACCTTCACCCCGCTGGTGATCCCTACTTCTGGCTCTCCGCCAGTGCCCACCAGGCGGGGACGAGAGGTCCAGCGGGTCTCCCGGGAGCCTGAGCGGGCCGAGCCGTCCCCACGCCGGGAAGTTGGCTTTGCCCCAATGAAGGCCCTGGTGAACGAGGTGCACCCCATCAAACTGCAGCCCCAGCGCAGCTTCGGCAGTCGGATCTCGCCCCTTTGCGTCACCGGGGCCAACTGCTACGAGGAGGCCCCGGCTCCGCGGCCTCCGCCTCCCAGCGTCCATGTCAAGCGCCGGGTGGACATCAAGCCGGACGAGGCCACCGTGATGCACGCGGCCCGCAGCGCCAAGGCCTCGCACGGCCACGGAGAGGCCCCGCTCTCATGGCAGAGGCCTCCAGGGCCCCCCCACGGCTTGACGGTGCCCAGCAGCCGGCAGGTGTCCATGTCGCGGACTCCCACGCCCAGTGACACGTACAGCGGAGACCACCGGGTGCTGGCCCCCTACCCTGCTGAAGTCTACGACGGAGGCCCGGCCTTGCCAGAAGGTGGCTGCATCCCTTTCTCCCCCTACGTGCCAACCAAGTTTTTCTACACCGAAGAGTCTGGCAGCTTTCCTCTCAAGAGCTCTGGCTATGAGGGGTATCCTCCCCCTTATGGGGGTCACGTCCTCCCTCCCCAGCCGTTCTACGCCGAAGAACCTCCACAAAGCAGCTTCCATCCACTGCCAGCCAGGACTTACTTTGTGGAAGACAGCCGGACGTATCCCATCCAAGAAGCCCCTGCCAGAACGTACTATGGAGACGACTCGCGCTTCTACCCCGCCAGGACCCCTCCCATGCCCGCTGTTTACGCCGAAGACTCTCGGGCCTATCCCGCCTTGCGGTCCAACCCCCGCGTCTTTTATACTGAGGACTATGGGAAATACCACGAGCGGGAAGCCATGACACGAACCTACCCGCACCCCCGTAACGCTCCTCCTGTGCAGTTTAATGACTGGTACTGCCCCGACAGAGGGGCACTGCCCTACCAGACGTGGCAGGTGTCCCGCTTCCCCTCCCACCAGCCTGGGCAGCGAGCCATGCTCTCCTCCTGGCACGCCAGCTACAGCGTCAGCCCTCCCCGGCTTGGCACGGACACGCGGCACTACTCCAAGTCTTGGGACAACATCTTAACCCCCCACATGCGCAGAGAGGATCCTCTGTGGCGCGGGCGCAGCTATGAGAACCTGCTGGCCCGAAACCCGCATCGTGCCTTATCGCCAGACGACCGTCGCCAGCCAGTGGTGGTCAACCTCTCCAGCTCCCCTAAGCGCTACGCAGCCCTTTCGCTGTCGGAAAACTCCCTCATTGAGAAGATGCACACCGACAGCGGGCGCCACGGCTGGTTCGTCACCCCAGAGATCACCATCACAGACAATGACATCCGCGCCAATGGCTTCTACAAGAACGAGCGGCGCTCAGCCAGCTGGGATGTGTTGGATTCAGGGGAGACCCGAGACCGGGGCTGTGTCCAAGCTCGACCCTACGTCCCGGAGCCCGGTGCCAAGGAGTGTGCCGCCCGCCAGCGCAGCCTGGAGCAGCTGGATGAGCTCATTACGGACTTGGTCATCGACTACAAGCCCCCCTCGGTCTGCCAGTCCAGTGAGGTCAGCAACCTGGCAGAGCAGCTCCGGAGGCTGATCAGTGAAGGCATGGGCCTTCCTGCCAAGAAGCCGGAACCCTGGAAGCCCCTGGACCCTTTCCCCACCAAGGAGCAGCCTGGCCCCAGCTCCTTCCATGCGGATCTGCAGAAAGACCAAGGCCGGCGCACGGCGGAGGTGGccatgtcctccagccccctggaGAGGCCCCTGGATGACTGTTCCCCAGACCTCAGCGTGGACGAGGATGACGTGATGATGTGCTCCAATGCCAAGTGCCGGCGGACGGAGACCATGTTCAACGCCTGCCTCTACTTCAAGTCCTGCCACAGCTGCTACACCTATTACTGTTCACGCAACTGCCGGCGGGAAGATTGGGACACGCACAAGGAGAGTTGCATCTACGGGCGGATCGGCAGCACCTGCCGGCATGTCCTGCAGTTCTGCCGGGAGAACGGGGAAGTGCACAAGGCCTTCTCGCGCATTGCCAAGGTGGGCTTCCTCTCCAGGGGCCGTGGGGTCCTCTTCCTGGGCTTCCCCAACTCAGGTTCCGCAGACAACTTCCTGCAGTTTGGCCTGGAGAGCCTGCTGATGTCGCCCACGTACCTGTCCCTGCGGGAGCTGGAGAGCTATTCAGACAACCTTGGGGACTACGCGCGGGAGCTGCAGGAGGCCGGGCACCAGTACGACCCGGACGAGTGCTTCCTCCTGAACGTGACGGTGGCAGTTGGGCAGAAGGTGCCGGAGAGGCCCTCCCCCAAGGTGCAGGTGCCGACAGTCAGGAAGTACGCCAAGGTGGCCTTGgcctcctccagccccgagaAGAAGATCCTGAAGAAGGAGCGCGACATGGAGACGCTCATCCTGACCCCCCCGCCCGGCACGGCCGACATTGACAAGGAAGGCGAGGAAGGGCGCAAGGCCCGCGAGGTCTGCTTCATCAACATCCAGAGGGAGCTGCGCATCCGGGGGGTCTTCCTGCGGCACGAGTTCCCCAAAATCTACGAGCAGCTCTGCGAATTTGTGGAGAGCAACCGGCGCTTCACGCCCACCACCATCTACCCCATCGACAAGCGGACCGGCAAGCAGTTCATGTGCATGATCATGGCCGCGTCCGAGCCGCGCACGCTGGACTGGGTGGCCAGTCCCAACCTCCTGGATGACATCATGTGA